The genomic segment TGATTAGCTTGTCCGGCGCTAATCTGGGTATGTTGATCGGACGCAGAGGCCAGACATTGGACGCGCTTCAGTATCTGACGAACATCGTCGCGAACCGGCATTCGGACCGTCATCTGCGCATCGTCCTCGATGCGGAGCAATTCCGAAAGAGGCGTAGAGAGACGCTTGAAGCCCTGTCCGACCGAATGGCGCTCCGCGCCGCGAAGACAAGGAAGGACATCGTGCTCGAGCCGATGAGCGCCTCCGAACGGAAGATCATCCATGCGAAACTTCAAGGCCATCCGCAAGTGCGCACCTACAGTCAAGGCGATGAACCGAACCGCTGCGTCGTCATTGCTATCAAGTGAATGAAAGTCCAACGCAATGGCTTGCAGATGCAAGCGGACCATTGCGTTTTTTGTTTATGGCAAGGGTTGGGGATTATATGAGTTTAGCGCTAAATGAGGGAACGATATGAATGAAGATACAATAGCGGCAATAGCGACGGCGCTTGGAGAGGGAAGCATCGCCGTCGTACGCGTGAGCGGCGCAGAGGCGATCGGCAAGGTAGCGCCGCTCTTCAAGTCGAAGGAGGACTTGAGAGAGGTTGAGTCGCATACCGTGCATTACGGGTGGATCAAGGATCCGGATAGCGGCAGCGTGATGGACGAAGTGCTCGTCACCGTGATGAAGGGTCCGCGCTCATTCACGGCGGAGGATGTCGTGGAGATCAGCACCCACGGAGGGATCGTTGCCGTCCAGTCGGTGCTGGAGCTGCTGCTGCGGAGCGGGATTCGCATGGCCGAGCCTGGCGAATTCACGAAGCGAGCCTTCTTAAACGGCAGGATCGACCTGGCGCAGGCGGAGGCGGTCATCGACCTGATCCGGTCCAAGTCCTCGAAGGCGTTTCAGGTGGCGCGCAAGCAGGCGGAGGGAGCGCTATCGAAGCGCCTCGTGCCGCTGAAGGAACAATTGATCGAGCTGCTCGCGCATGTCGAAGTCAACATCGATTACCCGGAGCACGATGTCGCAGAGGTAACTGGCGGTGTCATCAGAGACCACTGCGGTGCTGTGCTTCGGCAGGTGGAGACGCTGCTGAAGACCGCCGCGGAGGGGAAAATTCTGCGGGAAGGCATCGTGACGGCGATTGTTGGCCGCCCGAATGCGGGCAAGTCGTCGCTGTTGAACGCGCTGGTGAAGGAGAATCGGGCGATTGTGACCGATATTCCCGGTACGACGCGAGACATCGTGGAAGAGTCGGTCACGCTGTCAGGCATTCCGCTGCGGCTGCTCGACACGGCAGGCATCCGGGAAACGGAAGACGTCGTCGAGCGGATCGGCGTAGAACGCTCGCGGGGCGCCCTCGGCGATGCCGACCTGATTCTGCTCGTGCTAAGCCGCAGCGATGCGCTTCACGAGGAGGAGAGGCGTTTGCTGGAGGAGCTGAAGGACCGTCCGACAATCGTAATTCTGAACAAGTCGGATCTGGAGCTTCGTCTGGAGGAGGAGGAGGTTCGCTCCCTTTATCCAAGCGAGCGAATCGTTTCTCTGTCAGCGAAGGAAGGCTTGGGGATGGAGGCACTGGAGCGAGCCGTCTCCAAGCTGTTTATGAGCGGAGGCATCGAGTCGTCGGATGCCACGTATGTTAGCAACGTTCGGCATATATCGTTGCTGCATGCATCGGCGCGTTCTCTGCAGGATGCCATCGACGGCGCGGAGCAAGGGTTGCCTGTGGACTTGATCCAGATCGATATTGCCGCGGCGTGGGAGTCGCTAGGGGAGATTGTCGGCGACACCGCATCGGAGTCGCTGCTCGATCAGATATTTTCAAAATTTTGTTTAGGAAAATAAATATTTACAATATAAAAACAAAAGGAGTGTATCCACAGTGGGATATGTAGCAGGCGAGTACGACGTTATTGTCGTCGGCGCCGGGCATGCAGGCGTTGAAGCTGCGCTTGCGGCTGCGCGTATGGGCTGCGAGACGCTTTTGCTTACCATTAATCTTGATATGATCGCCTTTATGCCTTGCAATCCGTCTGTAGGCGGACCGGCCAAGGGACACGTCGTTCGCGAGATCGATGCGCTAGGCGGAGAGATGGGACGCAATATCGATAAGACTTTTATTCAGATGCGGATGCTGAATACCGGTAAAGGACCGGCTGTGCATGCGCTGCGTGCGCAAGCGGATAAATTTCTGTATCAACATGAGATGAAGGAGACGATTGAGCGGGAGGAGAAGCTGACGCTTCGCCAAGGAATGGCCGAAGAGCTGATCGTCGAAGATGGGATCTGCCGGGGCATCATTACGAAGACTGGTGCGGAGTACCATTCCAAGACGGTGGTCATTACGACGGGCACTTACTTGCGCGGCAAGGTTATCATGGGTGAGCTGATGTATGAGAGCGGTCCGAATAATCAGCAGCCGTCGGTGAAGCTGTCCGAATCGCTGCGGGAGAACGGATTGAAGCTCGTGCGATTCAAGACGGGGACGCCGCCGCGCGTTCACAAGGACACGATCGATTTCTCGAAGACGGAGATTCAACCGGGCGACGACAAGCCCAAGTATTTTTCTTACGAAACGGAATACTCCGAGCGGGCAGGCGAACAGCTGCCATGCTGGCTGACCTACACGTCCGAAGATACGCACAAGATCATTAACGATAACTTGCATCGCGCGCCGATGTTCTCCGGGGCGATCGAGGGGACAGGTCCGCGTTATTGTCCTTCAATCGAAGATAAAATCGTTCGCTTCGCGGATAAGCCCAAGCACCAGATCTTCCTGGAGCCTGAGGGTGCAAACACGAAGGAATATTACGTGCAGGGATTGTCGACGAGCATGCCTGAAGAGGTTCAACTGCAGATTCTGCGATCGATTCCTGGGCTGGAGCAAGTAGAGATGATGCGTACGGGCTATGCGATTGAGTACGATGCGGTTGTGCCGACACAGCTGTGGCCGTCCTTAGAGACAAAGGTTATATCCGGCCTGTTTACGGCAGGACAGATTAACGGCACGTCCGGTTACGAAGAGGCGGCAGGACAAGGCATCATGGCCGGTATCAACGCTGCACGCAAGGCCCAGGACAAGGAACCGGTCATTATCGATCGTTCCCAGGGATATATCGGCGTCATGATCGACGACTTGGTCACAAAAGGAACGAATGAGCCTTATCGTCTGCTCACGTCCCGCGCAGAATATCGCTTGCTTCTCCGTCACGACAACGCGGATCTGCGCCTGACCCCGCTGGGCAAGGAAATCGGCTTGATCTCCGACGCGCGGTTTGCTTTATTCGAAGAGAAGAAGCAGAAGGTAGAGGCGGAGCTCGCGAGACTAAAGGAGATCCGCATCCGACCGGACGAGGCTACGCAAGCACTATTGGCTACGATTGATTCGGCGCCGCTTCAAAACACTGTTGACGGAGTTACGCTGCTTCGCCGGCCAGAAGTCACCTATGCGCATATCGAGGGTTTTTCTCCGTCTCCCGCGATTTTGTCTGAGGATATGAAGGAGCAGGTTGAGATCCAGATCAAGTACACGGGATACATCGAAAAGCAGCTTGCGCAGGTTGAAAAGCTCGCCAAGATGGAAAAGAAGCGCATTCCCGACGATATCGACTATAGCGCGGTGCACGGACTGGCGACTGAAGCCAAGCAGAAGCTGCACCAGATTCGTCCGCTAAATATCGGGCAAGCATCGCGAATCTCCGGCGTCACGCCAGCCGACTTGTCCATTTTGCTCGTACACCTGGAGCATTATAATCGTGTGACGGCAGCCAGGAGCAGCTGATGGCGGACGAACTGCGGCATTGGTTCAGCGAGCGAGTTCAAGCCGACTTGGGGATCGAGCTGAGCGACACTCAACTCATCCAGTATGAGTCGTATTACCGCTTGCTTGTCGAGTGGAACGAGAAGATGAATTTGACGGGAATTACGGAACGAGAAGCCGTTTATGAGAAGCACTTCTACGATTCGTTGACCTTGGGCGTTTTGCCCGAGGCTGTATCGGCTACCAGTATGGCGGACATCGGAGCGGGCGCCGGCTTCCCGTCCATTCCTTTTAAAATCGCGTTTCCCCAACTGGAAGTCACGATTATCGACTCTCTCGCCAAGCGCATCCGTTTCTTACAGGCGGTAGTTGATGAGCTGCAGCTGAGTAATGTTACACTCGTACATGGCAGAGCGGAGGACATTGGTCGATTAAGCGAACACCGCGACCGGTATGACCTCGTCACAGCTCGGGCAGTAGCTCGGCTCGCGGGACTGAACGAGCTTTGCCTTCCCTTTGTTAAAATTGAAGGGCACTTCATAGCAATGAAGGGATCGGATCACACGGCTGAGCTCCAGGAGAGCGCCAGGAGCATACGTCTTCTCAATGCAAAACTTAGATATACGCGCGAGCTTAAATTACCGCTAGAGCAATCCGAGCGTCAGTTGATCGTAATCGGCAAGCTTGGAAAGACGCCAAAAGAATATCCTCGCAAGGCGGGAGTTCCTCTCAAGCAGCCACTTGTTTAATCCCATGTTCCACGTGAAACAAAATCGCCATATTTTCTTGTTTCACGTGGAACAAATCACCCTCTAAACACAGGAAACTCTTTTCAAGAGAAGGATTCAGGCGTACAATAGAGAATATAATATAGTACTGCAAAATCGTCGTGCCGCATATGCGCCTCGGAGGCGTGAAATGGCGGCGCTTTTTTCGTCACTCTGCACCTCCGGCATGGTTGAATCCTTGCCTTTTCTCCATGCAACGGTCACCTAGAAATGATTAGATCGAGCATGAGAATGTCCTGTCCGACGGCGGCTCCTGTCGAAAAATGTGTATAAACAAGTCGTTTTGAAGGCTGCATCAGGCTCTATTAATCTGCTATTGAGTTGCTAGGATTATGGCAGATTGCGTTTACCGGAACCTCATTACAGACGAACGTGGTGGGATGGAAGACATGAGAGAACCGTTATCTCGTTTGTTCGGATTGTCCGAACGGAGCGGCCAGGAAGAAGTTCGGCAGATTGCCGTAGTGGATATCGTCCCGAGCCCTTATCAACCCAGGTCCGTCTTTGATGACGACCGGATCGACGAGCTATGTCAGACGATCAAGACGCTTGGCATCATCCAGCCGATCGTAGTCCGTGTCCGGGATGGAAAATACGAGCTCATAGCGGGAGAACGCCGCTGGCGTGCGGTCACCAAGTTGGGCATGGAACACATCCCGGCGATCGTAAGAGAAATTAACGATTCCCAAGCCGCCTCGATGGCTTTGATCGAAAATCTTCAACGCGAAGGTCTGACTTCAATTGAGGAAGCCGTCGCTTACCAAAAACTGATCGATCTGCATCAGTTGACGCAAGAGAGTTTGGCGCAGCGTCTGGGCAAAAGCCAGTCGACGATCGCCAATAAGATTCGTCTGCTTCAGCTGGGAGAGAATGTTAAGCTGGCGCTGATGGAGCGCAAAATCACGGAACGCCATGCTCGTGCCATGCTGGCGCTGCCGAATGAAGAAGCGCAGGACAAGCTGCTTCAAGAAATCATCGACAAGGAACTGAATGTTAAGCAAACGGAAACTCGCGTCGCTTTTCTACTTGAGGCGAGCAAGCCTGCCAAATCGCGTCGCGTATCCTTTTCTAAGGACATTCGGCTTGCCATCAATACCATAAGACAATCTGTAGATATGGTCACAGGTTCTGGCATCCCGATTAAATCAAGCGAACGCGATATGGACGATCATATTGAAATTGTCATCAAGATACCAAAGAAAAACAACAGCAATCCAAGCTAGTTGGGATTCATGAAAATCCAGCAAGTTAGGCGGCTGACGATGAGGTGAACGGGTTGTCCAAAATTATTGCCATTGCCAATCAAAAGGGCGGTGTCGGCAAAACGACAACGGCTGTCAACCTAGGCGCCTGTCTGTCCACATTGGGACGTAAAGTGCTCATAGTGGACATCGACGCACAGGGCAATACGACAAGCGGTGTCGGCATAAATAAAGCCGATGTGGAATATTGCATCTATGATATCTTAATCAACGAGATCCACCCTAAACAGGCGATTGTGGATACGGCTCTGCCGAATCTGAAGCTCATTCCTGCGACGATTCAACTCGCAGGTGCCGAGATTGAGCTGGTGCCTACCATCTCCCGCGAAGTTCGCCTTAAGAAGGCGCTCGCTATGGTTCGCAATGAATTCGACTATATCCTGATCGACTGCCCGCCGTCATTGGGCATTCTGACGATCAACTCGCTTACAGCTTCCGATTCGGTCATCATTCCGATTCAATGCGAGTATTATGCGCTTGAAGGATTGAGTCAGCTGCTGAATACGATTCGCCTCGTACAGAAGCACCTGAACACCACACTTCAGATCGAAGGCGTACTGCTCACGATGTTCGATGCTCGTACGAATCTGGGCATCCAAGTTATCGAAGAAGTAAAAAAGTACTTTCAACAAAAAGTCTATCAGACGGTTATCCCGCGCAATGTTCGTCTCAGCGAGGCGCCATCGCACGGACAATCGATCATCACATACGATCCTAGATCCAAAGGGGCCGAGGTTTATCTCGAGCTGGCGAAGGAAGTGATTACGTATGAGCAAGCGGCTAGGTAAAGGGCTCGACGCCCTGATCACGTCTTTATCCATCAAGGAAGACGACAAGATCGTAGAGATTCCGTTGGCGCAACTCCGCGCGAATCCCTATCAACCGCGTAAGACGTTTGAAGAAGAAGCAATCAAAGAACTAGCCGAGTCGATTCGCGAGCACGGCGTCATTCAACCGATAATCGTTCGTACGGCTCTCCGCGGTTTTGAGATCATTGCTGGCGAACGTCGATTTAGAGCTTCGCAGCTCCTGGGCAATCCTACGATCCCTGCAGTCGTTCGTGCTTACAGCGATCAACAAGTGATGGAAATTGCACTTATCGAAAATGTACAGCGCGAGGATCTGAACGCGATTGAAGTTGCCATTGCCTATCAATCGATTATGAATCAATTTGCATTAACGCAAGAAGAACTCTCGCTCAAGGTCGGCAAGTCTCGTTCCCACATTGCCAACTTCCTTCGACTTCTCGCACTGCCGGATGAGATCAAAGATCATGTTTCACGTGGAACATTGTCGATGGGACACGCTAGAGCATTGGCGGGAATTAAGGAAGACGCCAAGCGCAAAGATCTGGCGAAGCAGACGCTGGCTAACAATTGGAGCGTCCGCGAGCTGGAGAACGCCGTGCAACAGATGGACGCGGTCGTGAAAGGCAAAACCGTCAAAGCAAAAGCTAAAAAGCGCGACCCATATATTGAGGAGATCGAAGAGACGCTGCGCGAACGGTTCCAGACGACGGTGCGAATCAAGCCGAACAAGGAAAAGGGACGCATCGAACTGGCCTATTTCAGCAAAGGGGATCTGGAACGCTTGCTAGAGATCCTGCAAGCAGTCAAAGCATAAGATCTGCCATCCACGATCGAAGGCTCGTGACGGAGCGGAGAATAAGACGGCTTCGCACTTGGAATGCCAAGAGCGAGGCCGTTTTTGTTCTTAGCGCCATCGCTGAATTGGAATGAACAGATCACCAAAAATAGAAGGTTAGACGAGGAGGCGCACAGATGAAAGAAAAGCCATTGATCTATCTGGACAATGCGGCGACCTCCTGGCCGAAGCCTCCCGGCGTACTGGAAGCCATGGAAAAGGCGATGCGCGAAGCCGCAGCAAATCCGGGCAGGGGCAGTCACGAGATGGCCGTGAAGGCAAGCAGGGTTCTCTTCGAAGGACGCAAGATGCTGGCACGTCTTTTCAAGATTGCGAACCCGAACGATATTGCCTTTATGCTCAATACGACACATGCACTCAATCAATCAATCCAAGGCTTGCTGAAGCCGGGGGATCACGTCGTAACGACGGCAATGGAGCACAACTCTGTCCGGCGCCCGCTTGAGGCATTGAAACGCAAGCTGGGTATTCATGTAACCTATGTATCGGTCGGCGCTGACGGTGTGTTGAATCCTAACGATGTCAGGCAAGCGATCACGCCGGCTACCAAGCTCGTGGCTGTCACACATAGCTCTAATCTTCTCGGAACGATAGCCCCCGTCGGCGACATCGGCGCCGTCACGCGAGCGGCCGGCGTACCGCTGCTTGTCGACGCGGCGCAAAGTGCGGGCGTGCTTGAGATCGATGTGGAAGCTATGAATATCGATCTGCTGGCCTTCCCGGGACATAAGGGACTCATGGGTCCACAGGGGACAGGAGGACTGTACATCCGACCTGAGCTGGATCTGGAACCCTTGATGCACGGAGGCACGGGGAGTCGCTCAGAATCGCCTGAGCAGCCTTCTACTAGGCCGGATAGATATGAGGCTGGCACGCCCAACACGGTCGGCATAGCAGGCCTTACGGAGGGCGTACGCTACGTCTTGGGAGAGACGGTGGAGCGGATACATGCCAAAGAGCTAAGTTTGACCCGGGAGCTTATGACAGGACTCTCGGTGATTCCAGGCGTGCGTATATTGGGTCCTGGTCCGGAGATTGAGCGAACGGCGATCGTCGCTTTTACGTTGGAGGGCGTCGATCCTTCCGAGATGGCATTCTTGTTGGACCGTCAGTTCGGCATCGCCGTCCGGTCCGGATTCCACTGCACGCCGCTCGGACATGAGAGCGCAGGGACAACGGAAACGGGAGCGGTAAGAGCCAGCCCGGGATATTTTACGGAGCATTCGGATATTGTATCGTTGGTAGAAGCCGTGCAAGAAATTGGACAAACGTTGCGGGCATAAGGACTGCAGAATGGCGGACGGTGGTTCTGCACCCGCGGGACCGACCCGATCCGGAGAGCGGAGGAGCAATCGAGCGTGAACGGGATGGACGAAGATGCAAGCTTGGCGGCGCTTGGCGGCGCCGGCATATTGATTATTATATTGTTGATCTGGGTCCTTATCTTAAGCATCAAACTGTCGAAGCTCGCACGGGCGCAACGGAGAATGATTGGCGAGACCGGCGTGCCGCAGCTCGAAGATGTTCTCATGAAGGTTCACGATCGAATGGCTGACGTGCAGGCCAAGCAAGCTGTGCAGGAAGCGACGATGGCGAATCAGGAAAAACGCCTGGCGACACTCAAGGGGCGCGTAGGCGTTCACCGTTTCAATGCATTCTCCGATCAAGGCGGAGAGATCAGCTTTGCGGTCGCGATCGTCAACGAAGAGCAGGATGGCGTCGTTCTGACGGGCATTCACAGCCGCGAGCAGACCTTCCTGTATGCGAAGCCGTTGTCCGGAGGAGAGTCGAGCTATCCTTTGACGCCGGAGGAGAAGGCCGCAATCAGTCAGGCAGCGCGTAAGGAATAGAGACTCCGCGAATATTGCGAATGGCGGTGGAGATGCAGCCGGCGATGATGTCGGCCATCTTCACGACCAGATTGAGTCTCGTATTTTGAAGAACGAAGTATTCCATAAATCCGCCAACGTTTACGATGCCCGTCATATGAATATCGCCGACCGGGGGCAAGTCCTTGTTCACGCCGGCGCCCGGACGTACGGGACCCGAAGCAAGATGGATACAGCCGACGCTCGCAACTTGTCCGAGACAGGCGTCGATGGCGATTACATAAGGCTGCTTGGAGTTGCGCATGATCTTGTACAGCGTCTCGCTCAAATTCATCGCGTGTACGGGTTCGTCAAGGGTCCCGTACAGATCGAACAAGCCCTGAGCATGTCTAGCGAGCGTCGTCCCTACGAGCGGGCCGAGCGCGTCGCCCGTGGACCTGTCGGTGCCGACGCAGACGACGACGATCTGCCGGTCGGAGGGAAGGTGAAGCAGCTCTCGCGTGAGCCGCTCGGACAGCCGCTGCATCACGGCAGGTTCGTTGTAGGGTATTTTCAAAGAGAGCGCGGTGGCTTCCGCCGCATAGCCGGCCCTTTTATCCCAAGCGCCATTCATTCGTCCGCTTCGCCTCCTCCGTGGAATAGTAGTAGTATATGGACGAGAGGGGCATTTTATACTTGTTCGGACAGCGTGCTAGCAACCGATGCAAGAAGAGGGAGAGGCCATGGATCCATTGTTGATCGCGTTCGACTCTACGCAGCAGGCACTTCGGGCCGAGATGCTGCTTGAATATGCGGAGGTAGAGATCGATATCCGGCCGACGCCGAAGGAGATCACGGCGGGTTGTGCGCTGTCGATCGAATTCCCCGGCGAGGCGCTGGAACAAGTCAAAGAAATCATCGCTGAAGAAAAGGTGGAGATCCGCGGCTTGTTCAGACCTTCAGGAAGCGGCTACGAACGAATCGACTAGAGAGGTGGAGAGAGGATGGCCGGATATCCACAAGCGTTTTTGCTGGAAGGTGCCGGGGAGACGATTGAAAAAAAGCTAACGCTTTGGCAGCAATTCGTAAACGATATATGGGATTCGCTAAGCGATACCCACATGTGGATGGGCGTGCTCAAGGTTGTTCTGCGGATTCTGGTTATCCTCATCGTCAGCCGGATTATTCGCATCGTAATTAATCGCCTTGTTGATAACTTTATGAATCCCAAAGCATCAAGGCGACTCAAGCTCAGAACTAGAAGGGTTCAGACAGTGGGCAAGCTGCTCAAAAACGCAGCGACCTATATTATTAATTTTATCGTTCTGCTGCTCGTGCTGAACGAATTCAATATTAATCTTGCGCCGCTGCTCGCGGGAGCGGGTGTGATCGGACTGGCGATCGGCTTTGGCGCCCAGAGCTTGGTGAAGGACGTAATTACGGGATTTTTCGTGATCCTCGAGGATCATTTCTCGGTCGGCGACGTGATCGAGGTTGGGGGCAAGTTCAAAGGGACGGTCGAAATGATCGGTCTGCGCGCGACGCGGATCCGCAGCTGGACCGGTGAGGTATACATCCTGCCGAACGGCAACATCTCGGATGTCACGAATTATTCGGTCAACAATGCGCTGGCCGTCGTGGACGTGTCCGTAGCGGCGACTGAGAACCTAGATCATATGGCGGAGATCGTCAAAAATGCTGCCGCAAAGTTCGAAGATACGAATATCGTAGGCAGGGCGGAGTTTCTCGGCATACAATCGGTAACCGCAAGCGACGTGATCCTGCGACTGACGGTGCTGTGCCGGCCCAATACACAGGCAACCGTATCCAGGCATCTGAATGCGGAGGTTAAGAAGGCATTCGAAGCCGCGGGCATTCCGCGTTATTATTCGATCGAGGCCATGGAGAGGGCGGGGAGTTAACGGATGGAAAGGAAGGAATTCGGACTCGGCGACATCGTGCAGATGAAGAAGCCGCATCCCTGCGGCGCCAACGAGATGGAGATCATCCGCATGGGCATGGACATCCGCATCAAGTGCGTCAAGTGCAAGCACAGCATCCTTCTGCCTCGGGCGAAGTTCGAGAAAAGCATGAAAAAAATGCTTCAGGCAGCGCCGCGTGAAGATACGGATGTACCCGAGAAAGAGACGGAATAAGTTTGTACAACTAGATCGGTAAATCAGCTCCAAATCAGACCGCAAAACAGGGTTGCAAGTTGTCCGAAGTTGTGATACGATATTCCTTGCTGCGGAG from the Cohnella hashimotonis genome contains:
- a CDS encoding ParB/RepB/Spo0J family partition protein is translated as MSKRLGKGLDALITSLSIKEDDKIVEIPLAQLRANPYQPRKTFEEEAIKELAESIREHGVIQPIIVRTALRGFEIIAGERRFRASQLLGNPTIPAVVRAYSDQQVMEIALIENVQREDLNAIEVAIAYQSIMNQFALTQEELSLKVGKSRSHIANFLRLLALPDEIKDHVSRGTLSMGHARALAGIKEDAKRKDLAKQTLANNWSVRELENAVQQMDAVVKGKTVKAKAKKRDPYIEEIEETLRERFQTTVRIKPNKEKGRIELAYFSKGDLERLLEILQAVKA
- the mnmG gene encoding tRNA uridine-5-carboxymethylaminomethyl(34) synthesis enzyme MnmG; the encoded protein is MGYVAGEYDVIVVGAGHAGVEAALAAARMGCETLLLTINLDMIAFMPCNPSVGGPAKGHVVREIDALGGEMGRNIDKTFIQMRMLNTGKGPAVHALRAQADKFLYQHEMKETIEREEKLTLRQGMAEELIVEDGICRGIITKTGAEYHSKTVVITTGTYLRGKVIMGELMYESGPNNQQPSVKLSESLRENGLKLVRFKTGTPPRVHKDTIDFSKTEIQPGDDKPKYFSYETEYSERAGEQLPCWLTYTSEDTHKIINDNLHRAPMFSGAIEGTGPRYCPSIEDKIVRFADKPKHQIFLEPEGANTKEYYVQGLSTSMPEEVQLQILRSIPGLEQVEMMRTGYAIEYDAVVPTQLWPSLETKVISGLFTAGQINGTSGYEEAAGQGIMAGINAARKAQDKEPVIIDRSQGYIGVMIDDLVTKGTNEPYRLLTSRAEYRLLLRHDNADLRLTPLGKEIGLISDARFALFEEKKQKVEAELARLKEIRIRPDEATQALLATIDSAPLQNTVDGVTLLRRPEVTYAHIEGFSPSPAILSEDMKEQVEIQIKYTGYIEKQLAQVEKLAKMEKKRIPDDIDYSAVHGLATEAKQKLHQIRPLNIGQASRISGVTPADLSILLVHLEHYNRVTAARSS
- a CDS encoding aminotransferase class V-fold PLP-dependent enzyme → MKEKPLIYLDNAATSWPKPPGVLEAMEKAMREAAANPGRGSHEMAVKASRVLFEGRKMLARLFKIANPNDIAFMLNTTHALNQSIQGLLKPGDHVVTTAMEHNSVRRPLEALKRKLGIHVTYVSVGADGVLNPNDVRQAITPATKLVAVTHSSNLLGTIAPVGDIGAVTRAAGVPLLVDAAQSAGVLEIDVEAMNIDLLAFPGHKGLMGPQGTGGLYIRPELDLEPLMHGGTGSRSESPEQPSTRPDRYEAGTPNTVGIAGLTEGVRYVLGETVERIHAKELSLTRELMTGLSVIPGVRILGPGPEIERTAIVAFTLEGVDPSEMAFLLDRQFGIAVRSGFHCTPLGHESAGTTETGAVRASPGYFTEHSDIVSLVEAVQEIGQTLRA
- the mnmE gene encoding tRNA uridine-5-carboxymethylaminomethyl(34) synthesis GTPase MnmE; the encoded protein is MNEDTIAAIATALGEGSIAVVRVSGAEAIGKVAPLFKSKEDLREVESHTVHYGWIKDPDSGSVMDEVLVTVMKGPRSFTAEDVVEISTHGGIVAVQSVLELLLRSGIRMAEPGEFTKRAFLNGRIDLAQAEAVIDLIRSKSSKAFQVARKQAEGALSKRLVPLKEQLIELLAHVEVNIDYPEHDVAEVTGGVIRDHCGAVLRQVETLLKTAAEGKILREGIVTAIVGRPNAGKSSLLNALVKENRAIVTDIPGTTRDIVEESVTLSGIPLRLLDTAGIRETEDVVERIGVERSRGALGDADLILLVLSRSDALHEEERRLLEELKDRPTIVILNKSDLELRLEEEEVRSLYPSERIVSLSAKEGLGMEALERAVSKLFMSGGIESSDATYVSNVRHISLLHASARSLQDAIDGAEQGLPVDLIQIDIAAAWESLGEIVGDTASESLLDQIFSKFCLGK
- the yyaC gene encoding spore protease YyaC, whose protein sequence is MNGAWDKRAGYAAEATALSLKIPYNEPAVMQRLSERLTRELLHLPSDRQIVVVCVGTDRSTGDALGPLVGTTLARHAQGLFDLYGTLDEPVHAMNLSETLYKIMRNSKQPYVIAIDACLGQVASVGCIHLASGPVRPGAGVNKDLPPVGDIHMTGIVNVGGFMEYFVLQNTRLNLVVKMADIIAGCISTAIRNIRGVSIPYALPD
- the noc gene encoding nucleoid occlusion protein, encoding MREPLSRLFGLSERSGQEEVRQIAVVDIVPSPYQPRSVFDDDRIDELCQTIKTLGIIQPIVVRVRDGKYELIAGERRWRAVTKLGMEHIPAIVREINDSQAASMALIENLQREGLTSIEEAVAYQKLIDLHQLTQESLAQRLGKSQSTIANKIRLLQLGENVKLALMERKITERHARAMLALPNEEAQDKLLQEIIDKELNVKQTETRVAFLLEASKPAKSRRVSFSKDIRLAINTIRQSVDMVTGSGIPIKSSERDMDDHIEIVIKIPKKNNSNPS
- a CDS encoding DUF3343 domain-containing protein — translated: MDPLLIAFDSTQQALRAEMLLEYAEVEIDIRPTPKEITAGCALSIEFPGEALEQVKEIIAEEKVEIRGLFRPSGSGYERID
- a CDS encoding DUF4446 family protein, whose protein sequence is MDEDASLAALGGAGILIIILLIWVLILSIKLSKLARAQRRMIGETGVPQLEDVLMKVHDRMADVQAKQAVQEATMANQEKRLATLKGRVGVHRFNAFSDQGGEISFAVAIVNEEQDGVVLTGIHSREQTFLYAKPLSGGESSYPLTPEEKAAISQAARKE
- a CDS encoding mechanosensitive ion channel family protein, which codes for MAGYPQAFLLEGAGETIEKKLTLWQQFVNDIWDSLSDTHMWMGVLKVVLRILVILIVSRIIRIVINRLVDNFMNPKASRRLKLRTRRVQTVGKLLKNAATYIINFIVLLLVLNEFNINLAPLLAGAGVIGLAIGFGAQSLVKDVITGFFVILEDHFSVGDVIEVGGKFKGTVEMIGLRATRIRSWTGEVYILPNGNISDVTNYSVNNALAVVDVSVAATENLDHMAEIVKNAAAKFEDTNIVGRAEFLGIQSVTASDVILRLTVLCRPNTQATVSRHLNAEVKKAFEAAGIPRYYSIEAMERAGS
- the rsmG gene encoding 16S rRNA (guanine(527)-N(7))-methyltransferase RsmG, which codes for MADELRHWFSERVQADLGIELSDTQLIQYESYYRLLVEWNEKMNLTGITEREAVYEKHFYDSLTLGVLPEAVSATSMADIGAGAGFPSIPFKIAFPQLEVTIIDSLAKRIRFLQAVVDELQLSNVTLVHGRAEDIGRLSEHRDRYDLVTARAVARLAGLNELCLPFVKIEGHFIAMKGSDHTAELQESARSIRLLNAKLRYTRELKLPLEQSERQLIVIGKLGKTPKEYPRKAGVPLKQPLV
- a CDS encoding ParA family protein, producing MSKIIAIANQKGGVGKTTTAVNLGACLSTLGRKVLIVDIDAQGNTTSGVGINKADVEYCIYDILINEIHPKQAIVDTALPNLKLIPATIQLAGAEIELVPTISREVRLKKALAMVRNEFDYILIDCPPSLGILTINSLTASDSVIIPIQCEYYALEGLSQLLNTIRLVQKHLNTTLQIEGVLLTMFDARTNLGIQVIEEVKKYFQQKVYQTVIPRNVRLSEAPSHGQSIITYDPRSKGAEVYLELAKEVITYEQAAR
- the jag gene encoding RNA-binding cell elongation regulator Jag/EloR codes for the protein MKRVEATGKSVEEAVRKSLVTLGASEDRVKVTVLEQPSKGLFGLIGAKEARVQVELLPDGVDHAVAFLQEVTDAMHSTVEIERDDGADEVLISLSGANLGMLIGRRGQTLDALQYLTNIVANRHSDRHLRIVLDAEQFRKRRRETLEALSDRMALRAAKTRKDIVLEPMSASERKIIHAKLQGHPQVRTYSQGDEPNRCVVIAIK